From a region of the Janthinobacterium sp. 61 genome:
- a CDS encoding SIS domain-containing protein, which produces MLLDSIRTQLDSLSKSEKKVALAVLDQPNQTVSQNITALAKSAQVSEPTVVRFCRTLGYDGWHEFKLKLAQGLALAMPGANEQPAQDDLAADLVNKICSRSINTLLDLRNNLNPEAIQRALDILSRASKIEFYGQGTSGIVAADAQHKFFRSGVPTVAYSDPNIHSIAAALLRGGDCLVAISQRGNSPALVRSVKLARRGGADVVVLAPSGTPLADLATVLIPIDLVFNTDPYTPISARLAYLVVIDVLAVGLALQRGPEFRKKMQNAQKALQEFDMQFDSFIG; this is translated from the coding sequence ATGCTGCTTGATTCCATCCGCACCCAGCTCGATTCGCTCTCCAAGTCGGAGAAGAAGGTCGCGCTGGCCGTGCTTGACCAGCCTAACCAGACGGTCAGCCAGAACATCACGGCGCTGGCGAAAAGCGCGCAGGTGTCGGAACCGACCGTGGTGCGCTTTTGCCGCACGCTGGGCTACGACGGCTGGCATGAATTCAAGCTGAAGCTGGCGCAGGGCCTGGCCCTGGCCATGCCGGGCGCGAACGAGCAGCCGGCGCAGGACGACCTGGCGGCCGACCTGGTGAATAAAATCTGCAGCCGCTCGATCAATACCCTGCTCGACCTGCGCAACAACCTGAACCCGGAAGCGATCCAGCGCGCGCTCGACATCCTGTCGCGCGCCAGCAAGATCGAATTCTATGGCCAGGGCACGTCGGGCATCGTGGCGGCCGACGCGCAGCACAAGTTCTTCCGCTCGGGCGTGCCGACGGTGGCCTACAGCGATCCGAACATCCACAGCATCGCCGCAGCCCTGCTGCGCGGCGGCGACTGCCTGGTGGCCATCTCGCAGCGCGGCAACAGCCCTGCCCTGGTGCGTTCCGTGAAACTGGCGCGCCGCGGCGGCGCCGACGTCGTCGTGCTGGCCCCATCGGGTACGCCGCTGGCCGACCTGGCGACGGTCCTGATCCCGATCGACCTGGTCTTCAACACCGACCCCTACACCCCGATTTCAGCCCGCCTGGCCTACCTGGTGGTGATCGACGTGCTGGCCGTGGGTCTGGCCCTGCAGCGTGGACCTGAATTCCGCAAGAAGATGCAGAATGCGCAAAAAGCGCTGCAAGAGTTTGATATGCAGTTCGACTCCTTCATCGGTTGA
- a CDS encoding lipoprotein, with translation MKKIILIILSLAILAACNARENDDRLQAELSEQTFTTTSYNYTPFDLYSIAYKEISLPFNIDDAPSGGSIFFRDASGRELDNGEKVAVSSGNCCLSWDRPVDKPLRVRVVWSVVFDTSYHDGKSSISYDERTSRQSSPGSRWCQAIVDILPATGPDRPTAVLLHFLADGTVQARLGTFKTDTPLAAAEVKLHATRLPQGQFCRQEIENPFYGIPRKAHLE, from the coding sequence ATGAAAAAAATCATCCTCATCATCTTGTCCCTGGCCATTCTGGCCGCCTGCAATGCCAGGGAGAACGACGATCGATTGCAAGCAGAGTTAAGTGAGCAAACTTTCACGACCACCTCCTATAACTACACGCCTTTCGACCTGTATTCCATTGCGTACAAGGAAATCTCGCTACCCTTCAATATCGATGACGCGCCCAGCGGCGGCTCCATTTTTTTTCGCGACGCAAGCGGGAGGGAACTCGATAATGGTGAAAAAGTTGCCGTCAGCAGTGGCAATTGCTGTTTAAGCTGGGACCGACCGGTCGACAAGCCGCTGAGAGTGCGTGTGGTGTGGAGCGTGGTGTTCGATACGAGCTACCACGATGGAAAATCGAGTATTTCTTATGATGAGCGCACTTCCAGGCAGAGTTCCCCAGGCAGCCGCTGGTGCCAGGCCATTGTTGACATTCTTCCCGCGACAGGTCCCGACCGCCCGACCGCCGTGCTCTTGCACTTTCTTGCCGATGGTACGGTTCAGGCACGGCTGGGAACATTCAAGACGGATACGCCGCTTGCTGCCGCAGAGGTGAAATTGCATGCCACGCGCCTTCCACAGGGGCAGTTCTGCAGGCAGGAAATTGAGAATCCTTTCTATGGCATCCCCCGCAAGGCGCATCTGGAATGA
- the tal gene encoding transaldolase: MNQLEQLKQFTTVVADTGDFQSIQAYTPRDATTNPSLILKAVQKDEYKPLLEKAVRDHPNASTAEIIDRLLIAFGVEILQTIPGRVSTEVDARLSFDTEGTVAKGRDLIALYSNAGIARERVLIKIASTWEGIRAAAILEKEGIRCNMTLLFSLAQAIACAEAGAQLISPFVGRIYDWYKKSTGIDYMGAEDPGVQSVRRIYNYYRKFGYKTEVMGASFRNTSQILELAGCDLLTISPDLLQKLADSDAPVERKLSAEAAPSTNIVQMSLNEEAFRFMMNEDAMATEKLAEGIRAFCVDSGKLKQMIAALR, from the coding sequence ATGAACCAACTCGAACAACTGAAGCAATTTACTACCGTGGTGGCCGACACCGGCGACTTCCAATCGATCCAGGCCTACACGCCGCGCGACGCGACGACGAATCCTTCGCTGATCCTGAAGGCCGTGCAGAAGGATGAATACAAGCCGCTGCTGGAAAAGGCCGTGCGCGACCATCCGAACGCCTCTACCGCCGAGATCATCGACCGCCTCTTGATCGCGTTTGGCGTGGAAATCCTGCAAACCATCCCCGGCCGCGTCTCCACCGAAGTCGATGCGCGCCTGTCGTTCGACACGGAAGGCACGGTGGCCAAGGGCCGCGACCTGATCGCCCTGTATTCGAACGCGGGCATTGCCCGCGAACGGGTGCTGATCAAGATCGCGTCCACCTGGGAAGGCATCCGCGCCGCCGCCATCCTCGAAAAGGAAGGTATCCGCTGCAACATGACCCTGCTGTTCTCGCTGGCCCAGGCCATCGCCTGCGCCGAAGCGGGCGCGCAGCTCATTTCGCCCTTCGTCGGCCGCATCTACGACTGGTACAAGAAATCAACGGGTATCGATTACATGGGCGCGGAAGACCCGGGCGTGCAGTCGGTCCGGCGCATCTACAATTACTACCGCAAGTTCGGCTACAAGACCGAGGTGATGGGCGCAAGCTTCCGCAACACCTCGCAAATCCTCGAACTGGCCGGCTGCGACCTGCTCACCATCAGCCCCGACCTGCTGCAAAAGCTGGCCGACAGCGATGCGCCGGTGGAGCGCAAGCTGAGCGCCGAAGCGGCGCCATCGACCAACATCGTGCAAATGTCGCTGAACGAAGAAGCCTTCCGCTTCATGATGAATGAAGACGCGATGGCGACGGAAAAACTGGCCGAAGGCATCCGCGCCTTCTGCGTCGATTCCGGCAAGCTGAAACAGATGATCGCGGCACTGCGCTAA
- a CDS encoding patatin-like phospholipase family protein, whose amino-acid sequence MSLTSSAITIRLGRRARARIAENGMRALDVAIVPAAAGGPKGLILHQLDCWLFGDFLAQAPRPRHFVGASIGAWRMAAAVFPDPVAAQRRLMREYVGQRYPDKPDAAHVSRTCRALLDTVLDGQDALLRHEHHSLSVLAVRGIGALAQPGKWRDRRGFLLAAAGNAVARARLAASLERAVFHAGPDGASWLRSRFDAFHSHFVPLAQDNLRDALLASGSIPLVLDAVTDIAGAPPGRYWDGGLVDYHLHLPYQREPDLVLYPHFADHIVPGWLDKAMPWRRARSGDSALDNMILVSPSPAFVASLPNGKLPDRRDFPHYGQDHAARMRDWRCAIAESERMAAAFARWAEQPDLRQAGNL is encoded by the coding sequence ATGTCTCTTACTTCATCCGCCATCACCATCCGCCTGGGCCGCCGCGCCCGGGCGCGCATCGCCGAAAATGGCATGCGCGCGCTTGACGTCGCCATCGTCCCTGCCGCCGCAGGCGGGCCGAAAGGCTTGATCCTGCACCAGCTCGATTGCTGGCTGTTCGGCGACTTCCTGGCGCAGGCGCCGCGTCCGCGCCATTTCGTCGGCGCCTCGATCGGCGCCTGGCGCATGGCCGCCGCCGTATTCCCAGACCCGGTCGCCGCGCAGCGCCGCCTGATGCGCGAATACGTGGGCCAGCGCTATCCCGACAAACCCGATGCCGCGCACGTCAGCCGCACTTGCCGCGCCCTGCTCGACACCGTCCTCGATGGCCAGGATGCGCTGCTGCGGCACGAGCACCACAGCCTGTCGGTGCTGGCCGTGCGCGGCATCGGCGCGCTGGCGCAGCCGGGCAAATGGCGCGACCGGCGCGGCTTCCTGCTGGCTGCCGCCGGCAATGCCGTGGCGCGCGCGCGTCTGGCCGCCTCGCTGGAGCGCGCGGTGTTCCATGCCGGGCCCGATGGCGCCAGCTGGCTGCGCTCGCGTTTCGACGCCTTTCATTCCCATTTCGTGCCGCTGGCGCAGGACAACCTGCGCGACGCGCTGCTGGCCTCCGGCTCCATCCCGCTGGTACTCGACGCCGTAACGGACATCGCCGGCGCGCCGCCCGGGCGCTACTGGGACGGCGGCCTGGTCGACTATCATCTGCACCTGCCGTACCAGCGCGAACCGGACCTGGTGCTGTACCCGCACTTTGCCGACCATATCGTGCCTGGCTGGCTGGACAAGGCCATGCCGTGGCGCCGCGCGCGCAGCGGCGATAGCGCGCTCGACAACATGATCCTCGTCTCGCCCTCGCCTGCCTTCGTAGCCAGCTTGCCCAACGGCAAACTGCCGGACCGGCGCGACTTCCCCCATTACGGGCAAGACCACGCGGCACGCATGCGCGACTGGCGCTGCGCCATCGCGGAAAGCGAGCGCATGGCGGCGGCCTTCGCCCGCTGGGCAGAGCAGCCGGACTTGCGCCAGGCGGGCAATCTGTAG
- a CDS encoding methyl-accepting chemotaxis protein, producing the protein MHALSHLRIGTRLAAGFALVLLLSVISTSYALYSASVNAEATRQMMEKPLAKERLVSDWYVLIYSAIARTSMIARSTDETLSSVFAETIADSTKQGSELLKKIEALLDSDEEKSIFKASIAERIKYQDAKTLVMNARKAGNAAQAESTYRDSFAPAAAKYQNNVKALLAQQRQAIDATAHAIEVANGRSFTLLLTLCALVVALGSVCAWLITRSITQPLKAAVKVAETVADGDLRTQFGKPASDEIGDLMRALHGMNEALRKVVSEVQTGTNAIATASGEIAAGNQDLSARTEQQASSLEETASSMEELTSTVKQNADNARQANQMAVAASGVAERGGSIVSQVVDTMGAIDTASTKIVDIIGVIDGIAFQTNILALNAAVEAARAGEQGRGFAVVATEVRSLAQRSAAAAREIKTLIGDSVEQVNNGTRLVQQAGSTMSEVVDSVRRVTDIMAEITAASAEQSMGIDQVNQAIAQMDQVTQQNAALVEEAAAAAESMQDQAARLAQVAAGFQLEHVATAAPLRTARPLKAAIATTQKLAQRPPQATASKPAAPKAAGAAARKTPSHVAGDQDWEEF; encoded by the coding sequence ATGCACGCCCTCTCCCACCTTCGTATCGGCACCCGCCTGGCTGCAGGCTTCGCGCTGGTGCTGCTGCTGTCCGTGATTTCCACCTCGTACGCGCTGTACAGCGCCAGCGTGAATGCCGAAGCGACGCGGCAAATGATGGAAAAACCGCTGGCCAAGGAACGCCTCGTGTCGGACTGGTACGTGCTGATTTACTCGGCCATCGCGCGCACCTCGATGATCGCCCGGAGCACGGATGAAACCCTGTCGAGCGTGTTTGCCGAGACCATCGCCGACAGCACCAAGCAAGGCAGCGAACTGCTGAAGAAAATCGAGGCGCTGCTCGACAGCGACGAGGAAAAGAGCATTTTCAAGGCGTCCATTGCCGAGCGCATCAAGTACCAGGATGCCAAGACCCTGGTGATGAATGCGCGCAAGGCCGGCAACGCGGCCCAGGCGGAAAGCACCTACCGCGACAGCTTCGCGCCGGCCGCCGCCAAGTACCAGAACAACGTCAAGGCCCTGCTGGCGCAGCAGCGCCAGGCCATCGACGCCACGGCGCACGCCATTGAGGTAGCCAACGGGCGCAGCTTCACCCTGCTGCTGACCTTGTGCGCGCTCGTGGTGGCGCTGGGCAGCGTCTGCGCCTGGCTGATCACGCGCTCGATCACGCAACCGTTGAAGGCCGCAGTGAAGGTGGCGGAAACGGTGGCCGACGGCGACTTGCGCACGCAGTTCGGCAAGCCTGCCAGCGATGAAATCGGCGACCTGATGCGCGCGCTGCACGGCATGAACGAGGCACTGCGCAAGGTGGTGTCGGAAGTGCAAACGGGTACCAACGCGATCGCCACGGCGTCGGGCGAAATCGCCGCCGGCAACCAGGATTTGTCGGCGCGCACGGAGCAACAAGCCAGTTCGCTGGAAGAGACGGCGTCGTCAATGGAAGAATTAACCAGCACCGTGAAGCAGAATGCGGACAATGCACGCCAGGCGAACCAGATGGCAGTCGCCGCTTCGGGTGTGGCCGAACGGGGCGGCAGCATCGTCAGCCAGGTGGTCGATACCATGGGCGCCATCGACACGGCGTCGACGAAAATCGTCGACATCATCGGCGTCATCGACGGGATCGCCTTCCAGACGAATATCCTGGCATTGAACGCAGCCGTCGAAGCGGCGCGCGCGGGCGAACAGGGGCGCGGCTTTGCCGTCGTGGCCACGGAAGTACGCAGCCTGGCGCAGCGCTCGGCTGCTGCGGCGCGCGAAATCAAGACCCTGATCGGCGATTCGGTGGAACAGGTCAACAACGGCACGCGGCTGGTACAACAGGCTGGCAGCACCATGAGCGAAGTGGTCGACAGCGTGCGCCGTGTCACCGACATCATGGCCGAGATCACCGCCGCCAGCGCAGAGCAAAGCATGGGCATCGATCAGGTCAACCAGGCCATCGCGCAGATGGATCAGGTGACGCAGCAAAATGCGGCCCTGGTGGAAGAAGCGGCGGCGGCGGCCGAGAGCATGCAGGACCAGGCGGCGCGCCTGGCGCAAGTGGCGGCCGGCTTCCAGCTCGAACACGTGGCCACGGCAGCGCCGTTACGCACTGCACGGCCGCTCAAGGCCGCCATTGCCACTACGCAAAAACTCGCGCAGCGCCCGCCCCAGGCCACGGCCAGCAAACCGGCAGCGCCCAAGGCGGCCGGTGCCGCGGCGCGCAAAACGCCATCGCACGTCGCCGGCGACCAGGATTGGGAAGAGTTTTAA
- a CDS encoding tetratricopeptide repeat protein, protein MRPYLVFASCFKRLGAALLCGALAACSVAPPASLPPIFNDSDFAPAAAIDASQVFAIDETMRQYVRTQVRREARNKNDRAALYDALYDKSRLKLEYDAAMTRNARETFSARQGNCLSLVIMTAALAHEMGLQVRYQEVLGEESWSRSGDMYFVAGHVNLVLGQRLDDTSGRYDAKGMMVIDFLPSAEMGGYRTRELDEVTVLAMYMNNRAAETMSEGQLDQAYWWARAALLQDPSYSGAYNTLGVIQFRHGDLAQARRTFAHALTRTPDNTVLLSNLAQALEAAGLPDEALPLRRRLLALQPQPPFHYFNLGKAAMQKNDYVRAIQLFSREIARDPYYHEFHFWLAQAYARLGQLEQAGKQLELAMSNSTTRSDHTLYAAKLQRLRAVPTH, encoded by the coding sequence ATGCGTCCCTATCTTGTTTTCGCCTCTTGCTTCAAGCGCCTGGGCGCCGCCCTGCTCTGTGGCGCTTTGGCGGCCTGCAGCGTAGCACCGCCCGCCAGCCTGCCCCCCATCTTCAACGACAGCGATTTTGCGCCGGCCGCCGCCATCGACGCCAGCCAGGTCTTTGCCATCGACGAGACCATGCGCCAGTATGTGCGCACGCAAGTGCGGCGCGAGGCGCGCAACAAGAATGACCGCGCGGCCCTGTATGACGCCCTGTACGACAAGAGCAGGCTGAAACTCGAGTACGATGCGGCCATGACGCGCAATGCGCGCGAAACGTTCTCCGCACGCCAGGGCAACTGCCTGTCGCTGGTGATCATGACGGCGGCGCTGGCACATGAAATGGGCTTGCAGGTGCGCTACCAGGAGGTGCTCGGTGAAGAAAGCTGGAGCCGCAGCGGCGACATGTATTTTGTCGCCGGCCACGTCAACCTGGTGCTGGGCCAGCGGCTGGATGACACATCCGGCAGGTACGATGCCAAGGGCATGATGGTGATCGATTTCCTGCCGTCCGCGGAGATGGGCGGCTACCGCACGCGAGAACTCGACGAAGTGACCGTGCTCGCCATGTACATGAACAACCGCGCTGCGGAAACCATGAGTGAAGGCCAGCTGGACCAGGCGTATTGGTGGGCCCGGGCAGCGCTGCTGCAGGACCCCTCGTACAGCGGCGCCTACAACACCCTGGGCGTAATCCAGTTCCGCCATGGCGACCTGGCGCAAGCACGGCGCACTTTCGCCCATGCGCTGACGCGCACGCCGGACAACACGGTGCTGCTGTCGAACCTGGCCCAAGCGCTGGAAGCGGCCGGCCTGCCGGATGAAGCGCTGCCGCTGCGCCGGCGCCTGCTGGCGCTGCAGCCGCAACCGCCTTTCCATTACTTCAACCTGGGCAAGGCGGCCATGCAGAAAAACGATTACGTGCGGGCGATACAGCTGTTTTCACGTGAAATCGCGCGCGACCCGTACTACCACGAATTCCACTTCTGGCTGGCGCAAGCCTATGCGCGCCTGGGCCAGCTGGAGCAGGCCGGCAAGCAGCTGGAACTAGCGATGAGCAACAGCACCACACGCAGCGACCACACTCTCTATGCGGCCAAGCTGCAGCGCCTGCGCGCCGTCCCCACGCATTAA
- the hemW gene encoding radical SAM family heme chaperone HemW has protein sequence MIPIKLVGAVAKSAVKSGPSPVPQEGISGAAGAALKYLQPGALNLTALPPLSLYIHFPWCVKKCPYCDFNSHEVRGGFPEDEYLAALRLDLEMALPLIWGRKIHTIFIGGGTPSLMSAAGLDRLMSDVRTLLPLEPDCEITMEANPGTFETEKFKSYRASGINRLSIGIQSFNGRHLQALGRIHDDNEARRAVDIAHANFDNFNLDLMYALPTQTLAEAQQDLETALSFAPPHLSLYHLTLEPNTLFAKYPPVLPDDDESADIADMVAARAAQAGYGRYEVSAYAQPGRQARHNRNYWEFGDYLGIGAGAHSKISFPHRVLRQARYKQPRAYMDAVLAGNPVQEERELAREEMGFEFMLNTLRLTQGFSPNLFAERTGLAINAIEQPLNAAEAKGLLYRDHQVIRPTELGLCFLNDLQQMFLED, from the coding sequence ATGATTCCGATCAAACTGGTGGGCGCTGTCGCCAAATCAGCAGTGAAATCCGGCCCCTCGCCCGTGCCGCAGGAGGGTATTTCCGGCGCGGCAGGAGCTGCGCTGAAGTATCTGCAGCCGGGCGCGCTGAACCTGACGGCCCTGCCGCCGCTATCGCTGTACATCCATTTCCCGTGGTGCGTGAAAAAATGCCCGTATTGCGATTTCAATTCGCACGAGGTGCGTGGCGGCTTTCCGGAAGATGAATACCTGGCGGCCCTGCGCCTGGACCTGGAAATGGCGCTGCCGCTGATCTGGGGCCGCAAGATCCACACCATTTTCATCGGCGGTGGCACGCCCAGCCTGATGTCGGCGGCGGGGCTGGACCGCCTGATGTCGGACGTGCGCACCTTGCTGCCATTGGAACCCGATTGCGAAATCACCATGGAAGCCAATCCGGGTACCTTTGAGACGGAAAAATTCAAGTCCTACCGGGCCAGCGGCATCAACCGCCTGTCGATAGGCATCCAGAGCTTCAATGGCCGCCATTTGCAGGCGCTGGGCCGCATCCATGACGATAATGAAGCGCGCCGCGCGGTGGATATCGCGCACGCCAACTTCGACAATTTCAATCTCGACCTGATGTACGCGCTGCCCACGCAAACGCTGGCCGAAGCGCAGCAGGACCTGGAAACGGCGCTGTCGTTCGCGCCGCCGCATTTGTCGCTATACCACCTGACGCTCGAACCCAACACCCTGTTCGCCAAGTATCCGCCCGTGCTGCCGGACGATGACGAGAGCGCCGACATTGCCGACATGGTGGCCGCGCGCGCGGCCCAGGCCGGCTATGGCCGCTACGAAGTGTCGGCGTATGCGCAGCCGGGCCGGCAGGCGCGCCACAACCGCAATTACTGGGAATTCGGCGACTACCTGGGCATCGGCGCGGGCGCGCATTCAAAAATCTCGTTCCCGCACCGCGTCCTGCGCCAGGCCCGCTACAAGCAGCCGCGCGCCTACATGGACGCGGTACTGGCCGGTAACCCGGTGCAGGAAGAGCGCGAACTGGCGCGCGAGGAAATGGGTTTTGAATTCATGCTCAACACCTTGCGCCTGACGCAGGGTTTCTCGCCCAACCTGTTCGCCGAGCGCACAGGCCTGGCCATCAACGCCATCGAGCAGCCGCTGAATGCGGCCGAAGCGAAGGGCTTGCTGTACCGCGACCACCAGGTCATCCGTCCGACGGAGCTGGGCTTGTGCTTCCTGAATGACCTGCAGCAGATGTTTTTGGAAGATTAA
- the rdgB gene encoding RdgB/HAM1 family non-canonical purine NTP pyrophosphatase has translation MTQRLILASNNAGKLKEFNELLSTIGFSVHAQGEYAVPESDEPFHTFVENALQKARHASRLTGLPALADDSGVCVNALGGAPGVYSARYAGEPKSDAANSAKLIADLDAHADKSAYYYCVLVYVRHADDPQPVIADGRWNGEMIATPRGQGGFGYDPHFLIPALGKCAAELTSDEKNALSHRGQALRALVDKLRTLR, from the coding sequence ATGACCCAACGCCTCATTCTCGCCTCCAACAACGCCGGCAAGCTCAAGGAATTCAATGAGCTGCTCTCGACCATCGGTTTTTCAGTCCACGCCCAGGGCGAGTACGCCGTGCCGGAAAGCGACGAACCGTTCCACACCTTCGTGGAAAACGCCTTGCAAAAGGCGCGCCACGCTTCCCGCTTGACGGGCTTGCCGGCGCTGGCCGATGATTCCGGCGTATGCGTCAATGCGCTCGGCGGCGCCCCCGGCGTGTATTCGGCCCGCTATGCTGGCGAGCCGAAATCGGACGCCGCCAACAGCGCCAAGCTGATTGCCGACCTCGATGCGCATGCCGACAAGTCCGCGTATTACTACTGCGTGCTGGTCTATGTGCGCCATGCGGACGACCCGCAACCGGTGATCGCCGACGGCCGCTGGAATGGCGAGATGATCGCCACACCGCGCGGCCAGGGCGGCTTCGGCTACGATCCGCATTTCCTTATTCCTGCGCTGGGCAAGTGCGCGGCCGAACTGACGTCCGATGAAAAGAACGCGCTGTCGCACCGGGGCCAGGCCCTGCGCGCGCTGGTTGACAAGCTGCGGACCCTGCGATGA
- the rph gene encoding ribonuclease PH encodes MTFESRPSGRSVDALRAIRITRQYTKHAEGSVLIECGDTKVICTASIEDKVPGFLKGKGQGWLTAEYGMLPRSTHTRMDREAARGKQSGRTQEIQRLIGRSLRAAFDLQAFGERTLHLDCDVIQADGGTRTASITGAMVAAYDAFSQLQARGAIAAIPVKSFVAAISVGVYQGMPVLDLDYVEDSGCDTDMNVVMTEAGHFIEVQGTAEGAAFDRAGMNRLLDLAQGGIADLIVMQKQALGL; translated from the coding sequence ATGACATTTGAATCCCGCCCGAGCGGCCGCTCCGTCGACGCGCTGCGCGCCATCCGCATCACCCGCCAGTACACCAAGCATGCCGAAGGCTCGGTGCTGATCGAGTGCGGCGACACCAAGGTCATCTGCACCGCCAGCATCGAAGACAAGGTGCCGGGTTTCCTGAAAGGTAAGGGGCAGGGCTGGTTGACGGCCGAGTACGGCATGCTGCCACGCTCGACGCACACACGCATGGATCGCGAAGCGGCGCGCGGCAAGCAGTCCGGCCGCACGCAGGAAATCCAGCGCCTGATCGGCCGCTCGCTGCGCGCCGCCTTTGATCTGCAAGCCTTCGGCGAACGCACCCTGCACCTCGATTGCGACGTCATCCAGGCCGATGGCGGCACGCGCACGGCCTCGATTACCGGCGCCATGGTGGCCGCGTATGATGCGTTTTCCCAGCTGCAGGCGCGCGGCGCCATCGCCGCCATCCCGGTGAAAAGCTTCGTCGCCGCCATCTCCGTGGGTGTCTACCAGGGCATGCCGGTGCTGGACCTGGACTATGTGGAAGACTCGGGCTGCGACACGGACATGAACGTGGTGATGACGGAAGCGGGTCACTTCATCGAAGTGCAGGGCACGGCCGAAGGCGCCGCCTTTGACCGCGCCGGCATGAACCGTTTGCTGGATCTGGCGCAGGGTGGCATCGCCGACCTGATCGTCATGCAGAAGCAGGCGCTCGGCCTTTAA
- a CDS encoding YicC/YloC family endoribonuclease produces MTGYAVATSEGAAGTLTIEIKSVNSRFLDLQFRINDDLRALEPDLRAAVMSAITRGKVEVRLSFGRKAATAGTQALNLPLLAELARLQNEVGQHFVSAPVMTVAELLRWPGIIEEAQVGQESLQADVGALTKRTVAAFVDSRKREGAALEAVLVSRIEAMEAIVKRITPLIPQVVAAFQQKAIERMQDALGLASQGSNSALSRQDAMERIRQEVILYGIRIDVSEELARLSAHLGETRHILTKGGQVGKRLDFMMQELNREANTLGAKASVKELADASMDLKLLIEQMREQVQNLE; encoded by the coding sequence ATGACAGGCTACGCGGTTGCCACCAGCGAAGGTGCTGCAGGCACACTGACAATTGAAATCAAGAGCGTCAACTCGCGCTTTCTCGACCTGCAATTCCGCATCAACGACGATCTGCGGGCGCTGGAGCCTGACTTGCGCGCCGCCGTCATGTCCGCCATCACGCGCGGCAAAGTCGAGGTACGCCTGAGCTTTGGCCGCAAGGCCGCGACGGCCGGCACGCAGGCGCTGAACCTGCCCCTACTGGCCGAACTGGCGCGCCTGCAAAACGAAGTGGGCCAGCATTTTGTCTCCGCCCCCGTCATGACGGTGGCCGAACTGCTGCGCTGGCCAGGCATCATCGAAGAAGCGCAAGTGGGGCAAGAGTCATTGCAGGCGGACGTAGGCGCGCTGACCAAACGCACCGTGGCTGCCTTCGTCGACAGCCGCAAGCGCGAAGGCGCGGCGCTCGAAGCGGTGCTGGTGTCGCGCATCGAAGCGATGGAAGCCATCGTCAAGCGCATCACCCCCTTGATACCGCAGGTGGTAGCGGCCTTCCAGCAAAAAGCCATCGAACGCATGCAGGACGCGCTGGGCCTGGCCAGCCAGGGATCGAATTCGGCCCTGTCGCGCCAGGACGCCATGGAGCGCATCCGCCAGGAAGTCATTTTGTATGGCATCCGCATCGACGTCTCGGAAGAACTGGCGCGCCTGTCGGCCCACCTGGGCGAAACGCGCCACATCCTCACCAAGGGCGGGCAAGTGGGCAAGCGACTCGACTTCATGATGCAGGAACTGAACCGCGAAGCCAACACGCTGGGCGCCAAGGCGTCCGTCAAGGAACTGGCCGATGCCTCGATGGACTTGAAGCTGCTGATCGAGCAGATGCGCGAACAGGTGCAGAACCTGGAATAA
- a CDS encoding DoxX family protein, whose amino-acid sequence MKNFPFLSIAQAMLLLRVAIAVMFMAHAITRIANGTIPRFAGFLEDKGFICGLAVVWAITVVEIVCGSLLIVGKYTRWAAAGLMVICVGGIVIVHAAKGWFVGEHGAGGVEYSIVLFVACVVIAASDRGRAATRLA is encoded by the coding sequence ATGAAAAATTTCCCCTTCCTCAGTATTGCCCAGGCCATGCTGTTGCTGCGCGTGGCCATTGCCGTGATGTTCATGGCGCACGCCATTACGCGCATTGCCAACGGCACGATCCCCCGCTTTGCCGGTTTCCTGGAAGACAAGGGATTCATCTGCGGCCTGGCCGTGGTGTGGGCGATTACTGTTGTCGAGATCGTTTGCGGCAGTTTGCTCATCGTCGGCAAATACACGCGCTGGGCGGCGGCTGGGCTGATGGTGATCTGCGTCGGCGGCATCGTCATCGTGCATGCGGCCAAGGGATGGTTCGTGGGCGAACATGGCGCTGGTGGCGTGGAATACAGCATCGTGCTGTTTGTGGCCTGCGTCGTCATCGCCGCCAGCGACAGGGGGCGCGCCGCAACGCGCCTGGCCTGA